tattattgttattattattaatttattaacattttgccactatcaataattgttatttattattattattttattattaattattatcatctttattattattaattattatcatttttaattatcaatatttgttattattattattattatatctattattattttttatcaccattatcatcaatattatcattattaccattatcattattgttattagcagtattaatACCGTTATTTATTTGCTGccattatttagtattattcaaacttgcatttctcaatgtttctaccaacttccgcatacgcatcgcatttacttcgcacattttaatgatagcgtttgttattaaatattattgcacggtcatttgcgacatcatgtaatttttacccgggtctttttataattacatatttctatattaggtgatattctggcacccttaatacatcgttaattaaaatgggtctcttatttcaaatttagaagccaaactatttcttgcactcggtccgtattttgatttatcggaccCCGAATCAAAGTCCAATTAGCTCCTAAATATTTTGGGCTAGcccatatttttatctcaatttttagaccagtccatgtttttaaTTCCCTGGCCATTCTCTTAATACCCAGTCCaaaaatcaacccagtccataaatgaaCCGGGTCCAACCCGCATCAGCTTCAAcataagggaaaccctagggtttcccttcattcttttttCACTCCCTCCGCCGCTTCCTCCTTCTCCCTTTCCCgcctccctcgccgccgctcccactgcCCCCCTTTTccttccttcttctccgctccccactcacccttgtcccccactcctctctctctcccgctccttccctttttcaagcgcaaaaaaaacaaaaaaaagcaaGCAGGCAAAAACCTATAAAGAGGAACGAcgaggaggaggagaagagaaAAAAACGAACCAAAGCCCCCCAAAAAAAGGGATACAGATCTTGAACCCCGAAATTTCCTGAAAAGAACAAGTTTTTCCATTGGCGAAATCCCCTGAAAATAACGAATTTTCCGGTGGTGGAAATTCCCTGAAAATAGAGTTCTTTGAGCCGCACAAAAGTCCCAAAAATATTAAGCCTGCAGTTAGTTGTGATAATTCAAGATATCAAGTCAAAAACCCCAAAACAATTCTCGTTTTCGTCTGCTCTATTTGTTGTTGTGAATCCGAGCCTCTCGAGCTCGGATTTGGGTAGTCTTCGAGGTAAATCTGAAACCCCAcaccccatttcgctgcacccaaaAGAGGTGATTCTCCTTTTCCTTTTGGTGCCTTTCAATTTATTTTAGGATTAATAGTTCTGTTGCAGTTCATTTTACTGATTCTATGTGATCTGTGTATATagtctaaatatatgtatatatgttagaATAGTTAGTCTGTGTTGAATCATACTCGTGTTTAGTTTTGATTTTAGTTTAAAAAAGAGTAAAGATTATATGAATCAATTTAACCAGTAATGGAAATTAGTTCATGCCGTGATTTTCCTTTTTCTTCGTATATCTTGCAGTTTCCAGGCATCTTTGTATGCCAAATTGAATATGAATTTAGTATGTGTATTAGGTGATGTTCGTCGAATGTTgtggccccctttttttttagtgCCTTTCGTATGTCTTAGATATGTCGATGGGTTGAACTTTGCTGCTGTTCTATGCCCATCATTGTGTTTTTCTCTGTTAAGTTGTTGGCTACTATAATATGAGGGCAATACTATACTAAGGGAGCCGCTCAGTTTGAAGGAAACAGATGCTTTCATTTGATGAGAGTGTAGTGTTAAGCCTAGCTGGTGTCTGTTGCCTCCATATTTCGATACAAAATACTTTGTTGTTCTGTTTGTTCGCCTCTGTAAGCAATTAAATTAAATATAGAATTGGGCATCATAGGCTATAAAACTTGCAATTAGTTGGCTACTGTGAGGTTGTTTGTATTGATTAAAGCATGCAATATGGTAGCTCTTAACCCAGAAAAAGGCCTGTTATGCTACATATCTGCTTAAGTGCCAATTGGTTGTTAAATATGATAGTCTACtctgattcccccccccccccccccaactgaAAATGCTTTGTTTCCAACGGTCTCGTCTTGTCAAAACATTCTTGAAGACTGAAACAATGGTATGGATGCTTTCATTTATTGATAGAATGAGCCTAAGTTTGTGAAGAACACCTCTGCATTTTCTTCCTTTTCCTAGATAGGCCAACTCGATCCTTATCTGTTCCTGACTTTCTGCCTTGATGTATTTTTGCTGCTTTGCTTAGTTTGTTGGTTGTGGCATTTTGAGAATAATGTTCTAGTTAGTTGGGAAGCATGGCTGCTGATTAATTAGACCATGTATGACTTGAAGCACTTGTTGGTTCTTATTGGTTTAGTTGATCCTTTGATAAAAGAGTGTATAACCCAAAACATGGTGCTTATTGTCAAATGAAAGTGTTTGAATTCTGTCCATAGGAATAGTTACTGGTGTGTTATGGTGTTTAGAGATCCCCTTCTCTGGAAAGAATGATAAGTGTGTAATTACAATAGTAATGTTTGGTCTGAGTTTTGTATGAAGGTTCATTTTCTTGAAACTAAAATTGGAACTGTTTAACTGGTGCTTTCTAAATCAATGTGTATGAATCATTAAGTTATGCAACTTATGAACTAATAATATTACTAATAAGAAGTTTAGGTGCTGTTCCACCATATTGTGATTGTTGCTTTGCCTGAAACTCAAATTGTTGATCTTGTCACATATAAACACATGATTTAGTCCAGACCCATTCATGTAATCCTATTGTGACCCTCATGTAAGCTAACATACTTACTACCTTCATCTCATTCCTGAACATGGTCCTGCCTATATCTAATATGTGCAAAGATTCCAAAAGATGATTCTGAATTTATCCTGACCATTTGTTGCTTTGCCATTAACTTCTTGTTGTTACATGCATAGCTGTGATTCTGCTCAGTTTAGCTGAAATTGATGGCCTTTTGTGACTTGAGATTATTAAATCTACTTATGCCCTATCTTGCATAAGTACATATGTCATAGACTAACCTCTTGAAAATATCTGCCTAAATGACATGCCTGCTAGACTATACGTTGCATTATATTACCGTGAGTGTTTGAATTAACCTGAACCCCCCTAAGTGTGACCCTGCTCACCCCTTTCTTCTCCTTAGCTTTAAATGTTTCACGTTTGTTTCTTTGTCTGTACATCACTTCATCTGAACTCATTTTCAATGATCACCTACTCATCTGCATATGGTATAACCTCATTTGCATCATGATCTGGATGTAACTGGTTAACACATAGGTCCTTCTTCTTGCTTCATTGCATATGTTTGTTAAATGCCTTCTTATCTATTTTTGAATCCTTCATGCCATGCCATGCCATGCCTTGACTTAATTAGCCTACTGATACCTTGACAAAACTGCTGCTGTTGTTCTACAATCTGAGGAGATCTCTGCTATAGCTTTTAGCTGAGTCTTTTGCTGAAATTTTACTGCTGAaactgtgggattcaactgggtggtggctgttgttgttttttttttgtttactgCTGAAACTGTCGCATTTGAATTAACCATTTACTGCCTGCTGAATTAACCATTTGTTGCCTActgaaagctttccaatattgaccttctttacatccctatgaatgtgtatacataaaGTATGCtttgaatatatatacacaatatatacataatctactgatctgTTTTAAGTTTACATTATAGATGTTTGGTCTTAttcgttgattatatactaatccttttcctttcgttttatgcatgactgtCATATACGAGTCCGCGTGACTCGTTTTTCTcctgcattcgatgttgggctaaaagcccaatgcAATCTTCTCGGATCATTTCCCATCAATTCTGTCCGCAACAAAGAAAAAATGGAAACGAAATtccgggccaaagcccaatagacaagaACAGCCTCAGCAGTCTAAAAATAATTGGGCCAAACCCCAATAGCAATGGATCGCAGCAGTCCAAagaatgggctgaacccattcaattttattcattcctctattttatttccTTTATGTATTTAATTTGTATTACATGGCTaacattttttgttttgttaatttagataaaccttagtgaaaTTAGTGAGTTTAGTTTTagcaatgggtagttagtttaaggaagactaaattaattccataagttttcactttcttcttttcatgttaaaaatgtctaatatttattttttagaataatggatttgcaaaatggcatgactttatattttaagtaaagggaatcatatttatCCTTACTATCAAacacatttcaaaacgtcactaacacgCGATATAAACTTAAATATGTTTTATAAATAACTTTTTTTAGTTTTGAGTTAATTACACATATGTTTGAAGTATAATTAATAAAGGACAAAGAAAGTTCACGTTagctatttttatgttttgtttttaaattgcacaatcaattaatacctcattattgagttgtttcaaatatttattgaaaTATCGCATAAATTCGTATTTTCCTTTATtcatatgcaaattatcatattttgcaaatcttattttagcATTATTATACTTCCCTTTGAAGCaatagcaacatttataagcttTATTTGAAACAGcatttaaaatctttttttttttttttatataagttaCTATATTTTTACAGGCATTAtcttaaatagcatcattattgctctcatttaaagtctaagcagctttttataagtcttattctcAAATAGCATTTaaactcatcttttatgcaaactattattttctgtaaattttattttacacgatatcatcatattttcttaaaatctaGCAATACTTCTTAGccgtttttttttcttaaaattcaaacactGCATTCgcatctttagccttaattaattaacctaagtttggccggataaccgtagttaacggattctaaaggatgcctaaccccttccctttaggataatagagaacccttacctagaatcatactggttaagcagactattaacggaggtttagttagttttaccttagttaatatctaggtttcctaattcaccgttaaattaattaggtggcaactccttaaaacaaagcaatttaggaatctccaatatgttgtactccgctctaacccgggttaaaatggggtataacagcacctcgatattaaggatccataaaatacgattgacctacggattctaatagtatgccttgtagatataaatggtttttgataaaaaaactgcttttgttttagATTCCCGCGATAAAAAGTTGGTCATTCACGCAAAATACAACACTTTCAAGAAATGAAAATGGTAAAGgtttgcccaaaattgggtgttttgggtttcggactagaacacctaggttaaaacccgaaagcgttaacctaagtagaaaactacgtaagcccacccgagtttaagaaaaagattttttagtttaagcttaaaattattttttggcatactattattatccatattttaaccatattttatatttttttagatttttatccTTTTAATCCAAGTTGATCCAAAAAATAGTTTAAGTTCAATTTTGTCCAAGATGTCCATATGCACGGTCTACAATCATTTTTTATCTCTAGTTTCGCAAAATCAACCAAGTCTATTATTTTGTCCCAAAAATCATTTGTATATGCTAATAATTGTAAAAATCAGTTTTATATTTAGAAAACGGTTTTTTGGCAACTCTAATACATGACAGTTTTTAAGGGTTCCAATAaatcacatttaatcaattttgaCAAATAAATAGTAAAGAGATAGGGAGTTGGGCCGATCAAACCCAACAGAAAAATGCATAAGTAAAAATTTTCACTCCAAATTATGCTCCAAGGCCTTAGTCCTTCCATgataggggttgactcgatctagaaacTACCACTTTTTACCACTCGTCTGATAACTTCCCACACCTCTAAATTTAAGCCAAAAAAACGTCCCTCTCTCCTATCCcctaaatacacgccattatgcccaatatcccttaatttcctccaatttcaaatcagttttacaatagttcatcttccttgtttatctctaattaactactcattaatttcactcataattaAAATCTACTtcccaaaaaaggtaagattctatactgattttacgtttcaccgtgtatttaacctatatatttatgttgtattttcagtatatttagttCGTTTGTATATTTTAGTTCAGTTATTATAGATCTGTGACTTAACCATATCTATATTTTatgtgcattttaagtatattttgtattgttatttttttcacatgtttcttcagttaattcgtgtttattgttcttcaccataactgtaattttttgtagtatatttaaccatttaaatcCAGTCGAAATATACAACAAATATAACTTAGATATATTCCATAAGTCCACTTTTAATATACAGTATGTTACAGAAGttaaaatttcatctaaatacacTCCCAATTTAcgtaaaatatatatgaaatatagtTAACAGTAAACCAGAATTAGTATCTAACAGATCAGCAAAATGCaactaaaatatagccaaaatacaACTATTAAAATATAAATCCAAAACAAAAGATCAAATCAGTTTATATAGAGTAAACTTTTCAAATCTTATTAAACCACcaatataacataacatcttgttagttgtttgaatgagatatgagatcagatatggaatgggaggatatttgcatgaatcagggaacattaaaaactgactttaatttaaattggaatagattttgtttccataaatatagcactttcAGTTTTCGCAGCATGTGTATTTCCGTTACATTTATCCTATATTTAAGTCGACGTAtctactagctaaatataggGTCCTCCAGTTACGAATTGTAAATGTAGAACATGCAGTTATAGATTGTTAGAAGGAGCTAAAAAGTagctgtttgtgaaaattttacatcTAGAAATGTTAGTGGGCCTCGAAAGACCCACCAATAAATTTGGGAGGTCACAAAATataggtgtacaaaacattagtaataggccgaggtcaattatctaatttacaaagccaaaatgAATTATAATGCTTTTAAgccaagcccataattatcatactaaaaggacaatttatgcaaaaggctcaatagttgctatgaattagtaacaaactcacaagaactaagtttttttttttttttttttttttttttgagtaagtTTCATAACTAGAAAATGTTAAATTTGACATTACATAATTTTAGCACAAAATTAAACATATAATTTTTAACTAAATAATATCTGACCCCCCCAAAAAAACATAACCCGTGTCTTGGCAGAATTAATGTAACTTAACAGATTTAAGGATTTATTTCATAATTAAAACAACTTATTACATTCCATTTAATAAGGACACCAATTAATAACCCTATAAATAAGCAAAAAGACAAATGCAGAGAGGATAACTTCCATATAtactcatcaaaaaaaaaaaaaaaaaacttcctatatatatatacacacacaagtaTACAAACAATCTATGTTCAGAAAAAGAATGTATGcatctttttaaaaatataaaaaaaaaaatattagatgTATGTTAAATTAGTACCcgtgtattttatgtatatatatctagaaAATATATGACATGTTTTTTATATCCCAAGTATATATTGCTGTAATTAAATTTTAAGTGGTGAATATATCACAAATATGTTATATATGagcatatgatttttttttaagcttTTTATAATTATGACATATTTTCTGGTATAAATGTTTAATATCATAAACAGACCATAAATTTTGTCAATAATTTTTTGTATTAATTAAGCATAATCATGCATATTCTCAAAGATCTTACTTATATTGTACTTAtaccatcaaaataaaataaaaacatgctTTTTATGATGTTTTATCATCGAGCCCCTAATTTAGTGGTATTAGCATTTGTGGAAAATagggaagagagagagaaaatattaTTCTAGCATTTAATCCGAATTTAGTTTGGGAAGagagaaaagaggaaaaaagagCTTCTAGCATTCAATTCCTAATTTAGTGGGAGAAAGAGAGTAAAATTCATCCCTTCATTTGGGACATTACTCATGTTTAATTATTGGCTAAATTTGTTATATAATATACTATTtttcaaatatttaaaaagttctaATATTAATGCAAATAACTTTTATAAAATGAATTGCAACGTAaaattctttctctttttttttttgtttatatcAAAAGCTAACAACATTGAATAAATCATACTAAATCTACCAACACAAtgtcaaaattctaacttaagctactctttttcttattttttatcaatttaactaacctaaaatcacttaacattgtctaaatcaaacttctcatttattttcattttttcaaatagcaataaatccataggatactcacttaatcatgtaaataaagTTAGGCTAGCACATGATCCTTTTCAACTTCACAAGTATCATAaataatatataatcataactaaaAATGAAACAGAGGATGAAATAAGAGGTTATCTTTtgatggggcaacctaaagatcaaaaggagAGATTGAGTCCACCAAATTCAAGCaccaacacttcacaaatctttgaaaacccctttgtgtttttaaattttttatatccGTATTcttctatgtatatatatctattgtatttatattttgtGTATTTTTAGTAAGAGTGTTTATAGGATACTAagtttttgaatatataaatcaaaccttagtttttttttttttttttgctaattttCGAACTtcctttctttgttttcttttttcctctCTTGTGTGTGGTTTCAATAATGGGTTTTTAGGTGGTGAAAATGGTGAAGGTAAAAAATGGAGTGAAAGAAGGTGGTGATATGTTTTTTATTGCTATGggtccctcctttttttttttctcatccgTGACCATTTTCTAGGAAGATGATGATGGATATTTTTTGTTTTCTATTGTGTGGTCCCCATCCCTCAGAATAGAAAGAtaaaatttttcctttttttttttctcaaaaaaaataaataaacgtGACCCCCGAGTTTAATGTCCATCCCTACTATTTGTAGGCAAGCcaatttagaattctatggacaaaatTTGGCCATGTGCCATAGCTTTCCcccccaaaatccttattcaaattttcaaaaatcatccaactaagcatttagaattctatggataaaaataggccacttggccgttcttttctctccaaaaataccttatccaaatagtaccaacaaaggtacaaatggataaaattccctctttttttattttttttattttataaaaatgtagcatagtttttatatagttttaggttaattagtctaatacacccctcgtaaaataatattttgacgaaataaaaatcATAATACGTTGTTTTGAAACACGAGCTTCAAAACGatcccaatattgatatacttccgagtaatatttaaaaaagtcaaaaatgcggtaaaaaatgaACCGTAATTCATATGtcgttttaattaacaatttttccaAGTTAGATGAAGCGGGATATGTATCTTATTTGCAAATCatatttgtgaaagtaaataactcgtaatttcttgtaatcgtTAATTTTTATGGAATAATAATTATACGTCAgcttttgcaattttctcgggattttttttttaagggcatccttactcggTCTTGGActcggaaaatttgaaaattaaaatacgcgttttatgaggtgaaaagtAGGTGTCAACAGCTCCAtcattttttttgattttggcaTTCATCTCCCACCCTCTGCTAGGCATGCTTTGTTCTTGTCACAAACCGCTCCTTACCTTGCATGAAAGTCATTTTCACCATTACAGAAATAGGTAGTCTCCGAGCAGATTTTGgcaaaccattgaatgactccGACCTGTTTGTTGTAAGCATCCCCATCTCTTGCCTTCATCAGCATGTAATgcccatttttcaacttcgataTTCTTCAACTAAGTATATGCTTCTGGACTCACTGCCTTGATCGTCTCCATCCTTACAAGCCATTTtttttgttgatgctccatcacaaccgcccacatcaatttgttgagTGTGCTGTTTCCAAACTTCGTTTGAAAATTTGCCTTtatgtgccttaaacaatagcgatggtaagcAAAGGGAGGTTGCCACCCCTCCAAAGTagacatattgtgcaatatgccttgaTGTCGATCCGATAGCACGTATATGcccatacgatccttaataatataaacatcccccatgtctcgtAGTTCTCGTTAGCggtaattgcgaaagcaagagggaatatcgacccattggcatccattcgtACCACAATCAGTAGCTTGATGTTGTATGCACCATATACATGCTTGCCATCTATGGATATGGCTGGCCGTCAGTGAGCAAAACCATTAatacatggtttgaatgtccaaaacacAAAGTTGAGAATATTACCAGGCATAAGcctccactctacaacagtaccaatATTGAATTTTTGTAGAGCTGCAATATACCTCAGCAACGTctggaaagagccctcccaattttcATAAATCATTTCAAACGCAGGCCTATGCCCAAgatatccctttctcttgcttatcgTTTTATGATATACTGTCTTAACGtttctaatgcaatctttgatagggatcctgcacaagtttaGATAGacaacatttagcaatgataaTTTAATTGATGTAAGAATTATAATAAACTAGGTCAAATAGGTTACCTTGGGGTTTCAGCAACGTCTTTAAGTAGCACTTGAGCAATCatatttatatctaaattaaaatgatctgctcgattttgTCCTATATCACAAGTGTGACTTTGGTGGAATTTTGTGATAACCCACACACCATCGGGCTTAACAATTCCCCCAAGCATCCATTGACAGCCTTGATACTGTCATCTACAAACTAGTCTCCATACTTTTCTGGTTGAATCATTAACCCTATACTCCCTGGTTGAaagatcaactccaccgaactgagtgTTTTGCGCAATATTACTCATATCAGGTGTGTAACCCCTACAAAGATACCAAGAATGGATGTTGGAAACTTTACATGAGCTTgtggtttgatactataacggACGGTATTATTGTCATCAAGTATATCTCCATCCCAGAATAGAGAAACCTTAATAGTTGAAGAAGGAGAAGACATTTTTTCTCCgaagtttgatttttttcaagaacttaaaagacttaaacttatgaaatggatgagtttttccCTCATCCaacattcatattaaataggaAAAATTTGAGCGCAAAAGTGAACATTAAAAAAACGTGGGATTAACCCTTATCACGCATGAAAATACTGCGCAATACTTTTGCGCATGAAAATATTGCGCAATAGGATAAGATTCCTGAAATAATACaacattgtgttgtcaaatcaagcatagtgtgtcatataAACGATCAAATAATGGAGCATTATGTTGTCAAATCAaacatagtgtgtcataaaaagcggtcaaataatggagcatggtgttgtcaaatcaagtaGGTCATCTATGACTcatatattgcgcatttaaatgttgtgcaatataagttagtgtcataaaaaaCAGTCAAATAATGTAgtattgtgttgtcaaatcaagcatagtgtgtcataaaaaacggtcaaataatgcagcattgtgttgtcaaatcaaacatagtgtgtcataaaaagcgatcaaataatggagcattgtgttgtcaaatcaagcatagtgtgtcataaaaagtggtcaaataatgcagattgtgttgtcaaatcaagcatagcgtgtcataaaaagcggtcaaataatgcagtaTGGTGTTATTAAATCAAGCATAGTATGTCTAAAAACTTTTTTTGGcacatttaaatgttgcgcaatataagttggtgttgtcaaatcaaggagtagtatataacatgattgacgaACTACTAGCATTCACATTAAAACGAGTTATGTCATTCTATACTCAATTTGCTGATATTGGTTCTATTACATATTTTGCCCAAGCAGACATattcgaagcaatgggtaggacatgggaactagatgatgattttaaatactcaaataaGTAGAATAACAGATTCAATCGACAATACAATAAtacaatgagagaggagtgggattggcaTGTTCAGGGAGGCTGCAGCACTGGAACAAAACTTGAGGTcattagggcttaaacgcccaaaaaacgtgctatgtcaatgcctcgtgacactccacaagagttgaattttgctcttaaccgttttcgcgaagagaacaatcggatgaaaaTACGTTGCCTAAGGGTAGAATATGATTAACATGGTTACATAAGattcagatccaagtgggattccgATTGTGAGATGTCcaatgaagattaatatttttttataataaagtaAGTAGATAGGGTCATAATGACCACCCCCGAGGGTACTgtggggtttgcaactatataagtagcatttcatttattattagactacaacatattcaatgtcgagtaatAGAAATGTAGATTGGTTTTTATTCCTTCCTAATGATTCGAATAGCAGTGGTGATgatagttcaaatcatagcagtggtgatgatagttcaaatcatagcagttatTCTAGTGAAACAAGTTTTCTTGATAACAATAATTTCAAACAAGACGATTTAAAACCCCaacttcttatagagcgtaatgatgatttttgcagcgtgaaatattcagatccacgaGAATATTTTTGCGGGTTACGCAGAGAATGGGCATATCGgcatgccgaatcagaacgttttgttcgtgacttggaaaatctcaacgctaaaatcccaacaaggtattcaataaccatgcctcgagtaggtccagaaacttgtgAGCTTGCcatacaaaggattagaaaagaaaacaacagaatgctagcaagaagttgtagattttacatgctgaagttgtagattttacatgctaaagttgagcgaagaacaagcatcatcaacaagTAGGGAATTAACATCTACAGAAAAAAGATATATCTTAAGAAACTcaaaatattgttctgaggacgatattgagggcTTCTATGCTGATGATGATTAGGGATTATTTTGGTTCATTCTCTTagattttgggtcatttaagtttcggactcatgcggttaatttgtatttttagtttatgatgaagtcatcaatttgaatatttttagtatgtttttaatttcctttgatttttgtagtctattattaatttatataatcttcttaaagttaataatacataaaaagttcaacaattcacaatttaaaaaaaaaataacacaaataaattGGTACATAAATGGTGCGGATTACATAATAAATGAAAACGTGCAACTAGTAAAAACAAagtacataaaaataacaaaCTAAATAGAAAATACATTGAAAAACAAAAtgcatagaaatattaaacttaataaacaaaatacataaaaataataagCAACAGTAACATAGCAGAAATAATCTTCCAAAATTTAAGTTTCCCTTTCAAAGCATTTTTCTCGTGTTGAGTATCTCTAAGGTTAGCCTTGAaaaaactttgtttttcttttagcAAGACCTCCAAAAGGTCAATTTTTTCTTGAGCTTCCATAAGCTTAAACTATAAGTCAAACTTCACGGTATCTCTAGTGATACGTGAGGTCGGGGTATCT
The nucleotide sequence above comes from Lycium barbarum isolate Lr01 chromosome 3, ASM1917538v2, whole genome shotgun sequence. Encoded proteins:
- the LOC132630243 gene encoding uncharacterized protein LOC132630243, translating into MIAQVLLKDVAETPRIPIKDCIRNVKTVYHKTISKRKGYLGHRPAFEMIYENWEGSFQTLLRYIAALQKFNIGTVVEWRLMPGNILNFVFWTFKPCINGFAH